Proteins found in one Mucilaginibacter gracilis genomic segment:
- the obgE gene encoding GTPase ObgE: protein MSQGSNFVDYVKVCCRSGHGGAGSSHLHRDILTSKGGPDGGDGGRGGHVIVRGNAQFWTLLHLKYRKHIIAADGESGGSSLRSGKNGKDEILEVPLGTIAKDAETGEILFEITKDGETKILTSGGRGGLGNWHFKSATQQTPRFAQPGGEGQEVWNILELKVLADVGLVGFPNAGKSTLLSVVSAAKPEIADYAFTTIVPNLGIVAYRDNKSFVMADIPGIIEGASTGKGLGFRFLRHIERNSVLLFMIPADTSRDIKEEYRILLHELTEYNPELTHKPRVLAITKADMLDEELQQEMAKTLPQGIKTIFISSVAQKGLAELKDMLWLEINRP from the coding sequence ATGTCTCAAGGTTCAAATTTTGTCGATTACGTAAAAGTGTGTTGCCGTTCGGGTCACGGTGGTGCAGGGTCATCGCATTTGCACCGTGATATTTTAACCTCCAAAGGTGGCCCAGATGGTGGCGACGGCGGTCGTGGCGGCCACGTTATTGTAAGGGGCAATGCCCAGTTTTGGACCCTCTTGCACCTTAAATACCGTAAACACATTATTGCTGCCGACGGCGAATCGGGCGGGAGCTCGTTACGCAGCGGCAAAAACGGCAAAGACGAAATATTAGAAGTACCCCTGGGCACCATAGCCAAAGATGCCGAAACCGGCGAAATTTTGTTTGAGATAACTAAAGACGGCGAAACCAAAATATTAACCAGCGGTGGCCGCGGTGGTTTAGGCAACTGGCACTTTAAATCGGCAACGCAGCAAACGCCGCGCTTTGCACAACCCGGCGGCGAAGGCCAGGAAGTTTGGAACATACTGGAGTTAAAGGTATTGGCCGATGTTGGCTTGGTAGGTTTCCCTAATGCGGGTAAATCAACCCTGCTATCGGTAGTGTCGGCTGCCAAGCCCGAAATTGCCGATTACGCCTTTACAACCATTGTACCCAATTTAGGTATTGTTGCTTATCGCGATAATAAATCGTTTGTAATGGCCGATATACCGGGCATTATTGAAGGGGCATCAACCGGTAAAGGCTTAGGATTTAGATTTTTGCGCCACATTGAGCGCAACTCGGTATTGTTATTTATGATACCCGCCGATACCAGCCGCGACATTAAAGAAGAATACCGGATACTATTGCACGAACTAACCGAATACAACCCCGAGCTAACCCATAAACCCCGCGTACTGGCCATTACCAAGGCCGACATGCTTGACGAGGAACTACAGCAGGAAATGGCAAAAACACTGCCACAGGGCATAAAAACAATCTTCATCTCGTCGGTAGCGCAAAAGGGCCTTGCCGAATTGAAGGATATGCTTTGGCTGGAGATTAACAGGCCGTAA
- a CDS encoding adenylate kinase, whose amino-acid sequence MLNLVLFGPPGAGKGTQSQKLIDQYQLIHLSTGDLLRGEISQGTELGLEAKKLMDEGMLVPDAVVIGMISNKLDANKDANGFIFDGFPRTVAQAEALDSLLASKGEAITSMVALQVNDDELEHRLLLRGQNSGRPDDANPEVIRKRIHEYNSKTAPVAQFYQNQHKYKSVNGIGSVDEIFNSICVVIDLCKAK is encoded by the coding sequence ATGCTGAATTTAGTACTATTTGGCCCGCCAGGCGCAGGTAAGGGAACTCAATCTCAAAAACTTATTGACCAATACCAGTTGATACATCTTTCAACAGGCGATTTGCTTAGAGGCGAAATTTCACAAGGAACAGAATTAGGCTTGGAAGCTAAAAAACTGATGGACGAAGGAATGTTGGTTCCGGATGCTGTGGTTATTGGTATGATAAGCAATAAGCTTGATGCCAACAAAGATGCCAATGGCTTTATATTTGATGGTTTCCCTCGTACTGTGGCCCAGGCCGAAGCTTTAGATAGCCTGTTGGCTTCTAAAGGCGAAGCAATAACAAGTATGGTAGCCTTGCAGGTTAACGACGACGAATTGGAACACCGCCTTTTGTTACGCGGCCAAAATTCGGGCCGCCCTGATGATGCCAACCCCGAGGTTATCCGCAAACGTATTCACGAATACAATAGCAAAACAGCCCCGGTGGCACAGTTTTACCAAAACCAGCATAAATACAAAAGCGTAAACGGCATAGGTAGTGTTGACGAAATATTCAACTCCATTTGCGTTGTTATTGATTTGTGTAAAGCTAAATAA
- a CDS encoding redoxin domain-containing protein: MSIQIGQQAPDFKLVSSDRTEVSLSDFKGKKVVLHFFPFAFTSVCTTQLCTMRDNFGYYDGLNAQILGISVDSPFTLAKFKEEEHYQFPLLSDFNKDASSAYGAIYSQFAFGLKGVSKRAAFVIDEEGQVIYAEVLEAASDLPDFEAIAEKVK, from the coding sequence ATGTCAATCCAAATAGGCCAGCAGGCACCCGATTTTAAATTAGTATCGTCCGATCGTACAGAAGTTAGCCTTTCCGATTTTAAGGGCAAAAAGGTAGTTCTTCATTTTTTTCCGTTTGCATTTACAAGCGTTTGCACCACCCAGCTTTGCACCATGCGCGATAACTTTGGTTACTACGATGGCCTTAACGCTCAAATATTAGGCATATCGGTTGATTCGCCTTTTACGCTGGCTAAGTTTAAAGAAGAAGAACATTACCAGTTTCCGCTATTATCTGATTTTAATAAGGATGCATCTTCCGCTTATGGTGCTATTTACAGCCAATTTGCGTTCGGTTTAAAGGGCGTATCTAAGCGCGCAGCCTTTGTTATTGACGAAGAAGGCCAGGTAATTTATGCAGAGGTGTTAGAAGCCGCATCTGATTTACCTGATTTTGAAGCCATTGCAGAAAAAGTAAAGTAA
- a CDS encoding gliding motility protein RemB, with amino-acid sequence MKFISTIKKYKLLSASLLLMLLNAATVSAQAVYQPYSFDFYQKFSSQLYSKDTRIHSTIKPTLLDDSLIKHTYDSLMAIGINTQNKNWGYRKLFAEHQLDVKSNGYTLYGDILPDLQIGRDFSGQKTTWLTTLGYQVGGTIGSKFYFYGSGYNNRSALPGYLTDYANTTGVVSGQTRVTNRGSSVTNWSYYTFLLSYTPVKYVNFTVGQDKTFIGDGYRSMLLSDYASPYPFAKITFTLGAVRYMAMYAQFEDPNAPKIPGSSDNRLKWGYFHYVDWNVSNRVSLGFFDSIISADADDQGHKRGFDYTYLNPFIFLRPLEASNGSPDKATLGFTGKYKVVDKTIIYGQFALGEFQAKDFFSSDGSPRNKYGWQLGLRGADLFKVKSFNYLFEYNTAKPYTFTETRAIGNFSQYAEPLGHPFGANFREWLGILNYSIGRFDLQGQLNYAYYGLDMNGLNYGGNIFEPYTTAPYTTGNFTGQGLRTNFYYAQAKVSYLLNPKYNLRLELGGLYRNETNSMLNSKTSLITFGLRSSFRNIYTDF; translated from the coding sequence ATGAAGTTTATCTCTACCATAAAAAAATATAAATTACTATCGGCAAGCTTACTGCTAATGTTGCTTAACGCGGCAACGGTTTCGGCGCAAGCGGTGTATCAGCCTTATTCGTTTGATTTTTATCAAAAGTTTAGTTCCCAACTGTATTCTAAAGATACCCGCATACATAGTACCATTAAGCCTACGCTGCTTGATGATAGCTTGATTAAGCACACCTACGATTCGTTGATGGCTATTGGCATCAACACTCAAAATAAAAACTGGGGTTACCGCAAACTTTTTGCCGAGCACCAGTTAGATGTTAAAAGCAACGGCTACACCCTTTACGGCGACATACTGCCCGACCTGCAAATTGGCCGGGATTTTTCGGGACAAAAAACTACCTGGCTCACTACACTGGGTTACCAGGTTGGCGGCACCATAGGGTCAAAATTTTACTTTTATGGCAGCGGCTACAATAACCGCTCGGCCTTGCCGGGTTATTTAACAGATTATGCAAATACCACCGGCGTAGTATCGGGCCAAACCCGGGTAACTAATAGGGGCAGCAGTGTAACCAATTGGTCGTACTATACGTTTTTGCTGTCGTACACACCCGTTAAGTACGTAAACTTTACCGTTGGGCAAGATAAAACCTTTATTGGCGACGGATACCGCTCGATGCTATTATCAGACTATGCCTCGCCATACCCCTTCGCAAAAATAACTTTTACGCTGGGAGCGGTGCGCTACATGGCCATGTATGCCCAATTTGAAGACCCTAATGCACCCAAAATACCAGGCAGCAGCGATAACCGCTTAAAGTGGGGCTATTTCCATTATGTAGATTGGAACGTGAGCAACCGCGTATCGTTAGGCTTTTTTGATTCCATCATATCTGCCGATGCCGACGACCAGGGGCACAAACGCGGCTTTGATTATACCTACCTCAACCCTTTTATATTTTTAAGGCCATTGGAAGCCAGCAACGGATCGCCGGATAAGGCAACGCTGGGCTTTACAGGCAAATACAAGGTGGTTGATAAAACCATCATCTACGGTCAGTTTGCTTTGGGCGAATTTCAGGCGAAAGATTTTTTTAGCAGCGACGGCAGCCCACGCAATAAATACGGCTGGCAATTGGGTTTGCGCGGAGCTGATTTATTTAAAGTTAAAAGCTTTAATTACCTTTTTGAATACAATACCGCCAAACCCTATACTTTTACCGAAACCCGCGCCATTGGCAATTTTTCGCAGTATGCCGAGCCCCTTGGCCATCCCTTTGGCGCCAACTTTCGCGAATGGTTAGGTATACTTAATTATTCTATCGGCAGGTTTGATTTGCAGGGCCAGCTTAACTACGCCTACTACGGCCTGGATATGAATGGCTTAAATTACGGAGGCAATATTTTTGAACCCTATACCACCGCACCCTATACCACAGGTAATTTTACCGGCCAGGGCCTGCGCACCAATTTTTATTACGCGCAAGCCAAAGTATCGTACCTTTTAAACCCCAAATACAACCTGCGCCTGGAGTTAGGGGGCCTTTACCGTAACGAAACCAATAGCATGCTTAACAGTAAAACCAGCTTAATTACATTTGGCCTGCGCAGCTCGTTCCGTAATATTTATACCGATTTTTAA
- a CDS encoding gliding motility protein RemB, whose protein sequence is MKYIYPNPKKGIFLFTLLIILLTGAQGFAQLIYQPYSYQFYQKLNKNVYSPQSAQHTALKPYFIADSSSVRNQYDSLMLNNVDNSKKSWLNHVLFTGHVAEVKNKDYTFYLDYITDFGFGREFNDSRSTNINTRGYQIGGTIGSKFFFYTSGFENQGKFANYVTNYITKTGMIPSQSYDRTANGNSQVKGSSDWSYTTAMLGFAPNKHISIALGQDKIFIGDGYRSVLISDYAPAYPLLRFSIDLGKHVQYTAIWAYMDNQQAPRFDNNPSGADYRRTWAAFHYIDWNITNRASLGFFNALIAAETDDQGNRHGFDVNYVNPIFFMRSLGPSSSIPDHTLAGFNAKYKVFDKTTVYGQLMFDQSPSTGNTGARNAFQIGFRGADLLKVNSLNYLFEYNTASPYTYSSQYPIVNYSQFNEPLAHPFGANFKEVLGIMNYTIGRFDLQGQLNYAKYGLNTATVNYGKDITIADNALLPASNTGTGQGIATTLKYAEGTVAYVLNPKYNLRLEIGAVLRQETNALTDTKTTLVTFGLRSSFRNLYHDF, encoded by the coding sequence ATGAAATATATTTACCCTAACCCTAAAAAGGGGATATTCCTTTTTACGCTTTTAATAATACTGCTAACTGGCGCTCAGGGCTTTGCGCAACTAATTTACCAGCCTTACAGCTACCAGTTTTATCAAAAACTAAACAAAAATGTGTATTCGCCGCAATCGGCACAGCATACGGCTTTAAAGCCATACTTTATTGCCGATTCGAGTTCGGTTAGAAATCAATACGATTCGCTGATGCTCAACAACGTTGATAATTCTAAAAAAAGCTGGCTTAACCATGTGCTGTTTACCGGTCACGTAGCCGAGGTAAAAAACAAGGATTACACTTTTTACCTGGATTACATTACCGATTTTGGCTTTGGCCGCGAGTTTAACGATAGCCGCAGCACCAATATAAACACCCGTGGCTACCAAATTGGCGGCACTATTGGCAGCAAGTTTTTTTTCTACACCAGCGGGTTTGAAAACCAGGGCAAGTTTGCCAATTATGTAACAAACTACATCACCAAAACCGGCATGATTCCTTCGCAATCTTACGACAGAACGGCCAACGGCAACAGCCAGGTAAAGGGCAGCAGCGATTGGTCGTACACAACGGCTATGCTGGGCTTTGCGCCCAATAAACACATAAGCATAGCACTTGGGCAGGATAAAATATTTATTGGCGATGGTTACCGATCGGTATTAATATCCGATTATGCGCCGGCTTACCCATTGCTCAGGTTCTCTATCGATTTGGGTAAACATGTGCAATATACCGCCATTTGGGCCTATATGGATAACCAACAGGCTCCCAGATTTGACAATAACCCCAGCGGTGCAGATTACCGCCGTACCTGGGCAGCTTTCCATTACATCGACTGGAACATTACCAACCGCGCCTCGCTGGGCTTTTTTAACGCCCTGATAGCCGCCGAAACCGACGACCAGGGAAACCGCCACGGTTTTGATGTTAACTACGTGAATCCGATTTTTTTTATGCGCAGTTTGGGCCCGTCGTCATCAATACCCGATCATACCCTTGCGGGATTTAACGCCAAATACAAAGTATTTGATAAAACCACCGTTTACGGGCAGTTGATGTTTGATCAATCGCCCTCTACGGGTAATACCGGCGCGCGCAATGCCTTCCAGATAGGTTTTCGCGGAGCCGATCTGTTAAAAGTAAACAGCCTTAATTACCTTTTTGAATACAATACCGCATCGCCATATACCTACTCCAGCCAATACCCCATTGTTAACTATTCGCAGTTTAACGAGCCCCTGGCGCATCCTTTTGGAGCCAACTTTAAAGAGGTATTGGGTATAATGAATTATACCATTGGCAGGTTTGATTTACAGGGCCAGCTTAATTATGCCAAATATGGCCTCAATACAGCCACCGTAAATTATGGGAAAGATATAACCATAGCCGATAACGCGTTGCTGCCCGCATCAAACACCGGTACGGGCCAGGGTATAGCAACAACCTTAAAATATGCCGAGGGTACGGTAGCTTATGTGCTTAACCCCAAATACAACCTGCGGCTTGAAATTGGAGCCGTTTTGCGCCAGGAAACCAACGCCCTTACCGATACCAAAACAACCCTGGTAACCTTTGGCTTACGCAGCTCGTTCAGAAATTTATATCATGATTTTTAA